The Brenneria rubrifaciens genome has a window encoding:
- the greB gene encoding transcription elongation factor GreB produces the protein MKTNLITREGYNKLKAEHDHLWNVKRPEITKIVSWAASLGDRSENADYTYNKRLLRQIDRRVRYLRKCLSELQIVDYSPQQDGKVFFGAWVVIENEEGQVKRFRIVGPDEIYGDVKDYISIDSPMARALLKKEVDQEVTVNTPQGVKAWFVNAIEYVKPEQE, from the coding sequence GTGAAAACGAACCTGATCACCCGCGAAGGATACAACAAACTCAAAGCTGAACACGATCATCTCTGGAATGTAAAGCGGCCTGAGATCACCAAAATCGTGTCATGGGCGGCCAGCCTGGGAGATCGTTCTGAAAACGCCGACTACACCTATAACAAGCGGTTATTACGTCAGATCGACCGACGCGTTCGCTATCTGAGGAAATGCCTGAGCGAACTGCAAATTGTCGATTATTCCCCCCAGCAGGACGGCAAAGTTTTCTTCGGCGCCTGGGTTGTGATTGAAAACGAAGAGGGTCAGGTAAAGCGCTTTCGTATTGTCGGCCCGGATGAAATTTATGGCGATGTGAAAGATTATATCTCCATTGATTCCCCCATGGCGCGCGCCTTGCTGAAAAAAGAGGTCGATCAGGAAGTTACCGTCAATACGCCGCAAGGCGTTAAAGCGTGGTTTGTGAACGCCATTGAATACGTCAAGCCAGAACAGGAATAA
- the ompR gene encoding two-component system response regulator OmpR — translation MQENYKILVVDDDMRLRALLERYLTEQGFQVRSVANAEQMDRLLTRESFHLMVLDLMLPGEDGLSICRRLRSQSNPMPIIMVTAKGEEVDRIVGLEIGADDYIPKPFNPRELLARIRAVLRRQANELPGAPSQEEAIIAFGKFKLNLGTREMFRDDEPMPLTSGEFAVLKALVSHPREPLSRDKLMNLARGREYSAMERSIDVQISRLRRMVEEDPAHPRYIQTVWGLGYVFVPDGSKA, via the coding sequence ATGCAAGAGAATTATAAAATTCTGGTTGTGGATGACGACATGCGTTTACGTGCGCTATTGGAACGTTATCTTACCGAGCAGGGTTTTCAGGTACGTAGCGTTGCCAATGCTGAACAGATGGATCGTTTGCTGACTCGCGAGTCATTTCATCTGATGGTGTTGGATCTGATGTTGCCGGGTGAAGATGGTTTATCCATTTGCCGCCGTTTGCGCAGCCAAAGTAACCCGATGCCCATCATTATGGTGACGGCGAAAGGGGAGGAAGTGGATCGCATCGTCGGGTTGGAGATCGGTGCCGATGATTATATTCCCAAGCCCTTTAACCCGCGTGAGCTGCTGGCGCGTATTCGTGCCGTGCTGCGCCGTCAGGCGAATGAACTGCCAGGCGCGCCGTCGCAGGAAGAAGCCATTATCGCATTTGGCAAATTCAAACTGAATCTGGGGACGCGCGAGATGTTCCGCGATGACGAACCTATGCCGCTGACCAGCGGCGAGTTCGCCGTGCTGAAAGCGCTGGTCAGTCATCCGCGTGAACCGCTGTCCCGCGATAAGTTGATGAATCTGGCTCGCGGCCGCGAATATAGCGCGATGGAGCGTTCTATCGATGTGCAGATTTCCCGTCTGCGACGTATGGTGGAAGAGGACCCGGCGCATCCGCGCTATATCCAGACCGTCTGGGGTCTGGGCTACGTCTTTGTACCGGACGGCAGTAAGGCATGA
- the envZ gene encoding two-component system sensor histidine kinase EnvZ produces MSRWRFSPRSSFARTLLLIVTLLFVSLVTTYLVVLNFAILPSLQQFNKVLAYEVRMLMTDSLQLEDGTTLEVPPAFRREIYRELGISLYTNEAAEESGLRWAQHYKFLSQQMAQQLGGPTDVRVEVSKNTPVVWLKTWLSPDIWVRVPLTEIHQGDFSPLFRYTLAIMLLVIGGAWLFIRVQNRPLVELEHAALQVGKGIIPPPLREYGASEVRSVTRAFNQMASGVKLLADDRTLLMAGVSHDLRTPLTRIRLATEMMNKDDDYLAESINKDIEECNAIIEQFIDYLRTGQEMQTEITDLNAIMGEVVADESGYERQIDSDFSDGVLLVRASPLSIKRAALNLVVNAARYGNGWIKVSTGRELQRVWFQVEDDGEGIDPAQLKHLFQPFVRGDSARTTSGTGLGLAIVQRIIDAHDGILDISTSERGGLCVRAYLPLPFDVAGVLSSTVKES; encoded by the coding sequence ATGAGCCGATGGCGCTTTTCTCCGCGCAGCTCATTTGCACGGACGTTGCTATTGATTGTTACGTTGTTGTTTGTCAGTTTGGTCACCACCTATCTGGTGGTATTGAACTTCGCGATCCTGCCGAGTTTACAGCAGTTTAATAAGGTGCTCGCGTACGAAGTCAGAATGTTGATGACCGACAGCCTGCAATTGGAGGACGGCACCACACTGGAGGTGCCGCCTGCGTTCCGGCGTGAGATTTACCGCGAACTCGGTATATCGTTATATACCAACGAGGCAGCGGAGGAGAGCGGCCTGCGATGGGCTCAGCACTATAAGTTTCTGAGCCAGCAAATGGCGCAACAGTTGGGCGGCCCGACGGATGTCCGGGTCGAGGTCAGCAAAAATACCCCGGTGGTGTGGCTGAAAACCTGGCTATCGCCGGACATCTGGGTGCGTGTGCCGCTGACAGAAATTCATCAAGGCGATTTCTCGCCGCTTTTCCGCTATACGTTGGCGATTATGCTGCTGGTGATCGGTGGCGCGTGGTTGTTTATCCGGGTTCAGAACCGTCCGTTGGTCGAACTGGAACATGCGGCCTTACAGGTCGGAAAAGGGATTATTCCTCCTCCGTTACGTGAATACGGCGCTTCAGAGGTGCGTTCCGTAACCCGCGCCTTTAACCAGATGGCTTCCGGCGTGAAGCTGCTGGCCGACGATCGTACCTTGCTGATGGCCGGGGTGAGCCACGACTTGAGAACGCCGTTGACGCGTATTCGTCTGGCGACGGAGATGATGAACAAGGATGACGACTATCTGGCGGAATCGATCAATAAGGATATTGAAGAGTGCAATGCCATTATTGAACAGTTTATTGACTATCTGCGCACCGGTCAGGAAATGCAAACCGAGATTACCGATCTGAACGCCATTATGGGCGAGGTTGTGGCCGATGAAAGTGGCTATGAACGCCAGATCGACAGTGATTTTTCCGACGGTGTGCTGTTGGTGCGCGCCAGCCCGCTATCCATTAAGCGCGCCGCGCTGAATCTGGTGGTCAACGCAGCCCGTTATGGCAACGGCTGGATTAAAGTCAGCACAGGACGGGAATTACAGCGAGTCTGGTTTCAGGTGGAGGATGACGGCGAAGGCATCGATCCTGCGCAGTTGAAACATCTGTTCCAGCCTTTTGTGCGTGGCGACAGCGCGCGTACCACCAGTGGCACGGGGTTGGGGCTGGCGATTGTGCAGCGAATTATCGACGCCCACGACGGCATATTGGATATCAGCACCAGTGAACGCGGCGGGCTGTGCGTACGGGCTTATCTGCCGCTGCCGTTTGACGTTGCCGGTGTGCTGAGCAGTACGGTAAAAGAGAGTTGA
- the pckA gene encoding phosphoenolpyruvate carboxykinase (ATP) has translation MSVKAMPSEAFAAYGIQDVCEIVYNPSYELLFEEELAPTLQGYERGIETQLGAVAVDTGIFTGRSPKDKYIVRDDVTRDTVWWSDQGKGKNDNHPLSQEIWTHLKQLVTQQLSGKRLFVVDAFCGANPDSRLKVRFITEVAWQAHFVKNMFIRPSDEELQDFEPDFIVMNGAKCTNPQWREQGLNSENFVAFNLTERIQLIGGTWYGGEMKKGMFSIMNYLLPLKGIASMHCSANVGEQGDVAVFFGLSGTGKTTLSTDPKRKLIGDDEHGWDDDGVFNFEGGCYAKTIKLSKEAEPDIYGAIKRDALLENVTVLADGSVDFNDGSKTENTRVSYPIYHIQNIVKPVSKAGHATKVIFLTADAFGVLPPVSRLTSDQTQYHFLSGFTAKLAGTERGITEPTPTFSACFGAAFLSLHPTQYAEVLVKRMQAAGAQAYLVNTGWNGTGKRISIKDTRGIIDAILNGSIDDAQMQTLPIFNLSIPTSLPGVDPAILDPRDTYADRAQWQEKAEDLAQRFIANFDKYTDAPAGAALVTAGPKL, from the coding sequence ATGTCTGTCAAAGCTATGCCCTCAGAAGCTTTCGCCGCTTATGGAATCCAGGATGTCTGCGAGATTGTCTACAATCCCAGCTATGAATTGCTTTTCGAGGAAGAACTCGCCCCTACCCTGCAAGGCTATGAGCGTGGCATAGAAACCCAATTGGGCGCCGTTGCCGTCGATACAGGTATCTTTACCGGTCGTTCTCCCAAAGATAAATATATCGTTCGCGACGATGTGACTCGCGACACGGTGTGGTGGTCCGATCAAGGAAAAGGTAAAAATGACAACCATCCGCTGAGTCAGGAAATCTGGACCCATCTAAAGCAACTTGTTACCCAACAGCTCTCAGGCAAGCGCCTGTTCGTCGTTGATGCCTTCTGTGGCGCCAACCCGGATAGCCGGCTGAAAGTCCGCTTCATCACTGAGGTCGCCTGGCAGGCACACTTTGTAAAAAACATGTTTATCCGCCCGAGCGATGAGGAATTGCAGGATTTCGAGCCTGATTTCATCGTGATGAATGGCGCAAAATGCACCAACCCACAATGGCGGGAACAAGGGTTGAACTCCGAGAATTTCGTTGCTTTCAACCTGACCGAACGCATCCAGTTGATTGGCGGCACCTGGTACGGCGGCGAAATGAAGAAAGGGATGTTCTCCATCATGAACTATCTGCTGCCGTTAAAAGGCATCGCCTCCATGCACTGTTCGGCCAACGTGGGTGAACAGGGCGATGTGGCGGTGTTCTTCGGTCTGTCTGGCACCGGGAAGACCACGCTGTCGACCGATCCGAAACGCAAGTTGATTGGTGATGATGAACACGGCTGGGACGATGATGGGGTGTTCAACTTTGAAGGCGGCTGTTACGCCAAAACCATCAAGCTCTCTAAAGAAGCGGAGCCGGACATCTATGGCGCGATCAAACGTGATGCCCTGCTGGAAAACGTTACCGTGCTGGCCGATGGCAGCGTTGATTTCAACGACGGTTCAAAAACCGAGAACACCCGTGTTTCTTACCCGATCTACCATATTCAGAATATCGTCAAACCGGTTTCCAAAGCCGGACATGCGACCAAAGTGATTTTCCTGACGGCGGATGCGTTCGGCGTATTGCCGCCGGTTTCCCGTTTGACGTCAGACCAGACGCAGTACCATTTCCTGTCGGGCTTCACCGCTAAGCTGGCAGGTACGGAGCGTGGCATTACCGAGCCCACGCCAACCTTTTCCGCCTGCTTTGGCGCCGCTTTCCTGTCACTGCATCCAACGCAGTATGCGGAAGTGCTGGTTAAACGCATGCAGGCCGCAGGCGCACAGGCGTATCTGGTCAACACCGGCTGGAACGGCACCGGGAAACGTATCTCCATTAAAGATACGCGCGGGATCATCGACGCCATTCTGAACGGCAGTATTGATGATGCGCAAATGCAAACGTTGCCGATCTTCAATCTGTCGATCCCCACCTCGCTGCCAGGTGTGGACCCGGCGATTCTAGATCCGCGCGATACCTATGCCGATCGAGCACAGTGGCAAGAGAAAGCAGAAGATCTGGCTCAGCGGTTCATCGCCAACTTTGACAAATACACCGATGCGCCAGCAGGCGCCGCACTCGTTACCGCCGGCCCCAAGCTGTAA
- the hslO gene encoding Hsp33 family molecular chaperone HslO gives MATHDQLHRYLFENYAVRGELATVSDTYQHILTNHDYPAEIQTLLGEMLVATCLLTATLKFSGDITVQIQGDGPLKLAVINGNHLQQMRGVARLQGDIAAGCSLKEMVGNGYLVITITPTEGERYQGVVGLEGETVADCLENYFQQSEQLPTRLFIRTGQHDGRMAAAGMLLQVLPAQNAGQDDFDHLAQLTATVKEEELFTLSANDVLYRLYHQEDVTIFEPQAVSFQCHCSRERCADALITLSDREVNDILAQDGEIDMHCDYCGNHYLFNANDVKRLKQQSPDNPLSH, from the coding sequence ATGGCCACTCATGACCAACTACATCGTTATCTGTTTGAAAATTATGCCGTTCGTGGCGAGTTGGCAACGGTAAGCGATACCTATCAGCACATACTGACCAACCATGACTATCCGGCAGAAATACAGACTTTGCTGGGGGAAATGCTGGTGGCGACCTGTCTGTTGACGGCAACGCTGAAATTCAGTGGTGATATTACCGTACAAATCCAGGGAGACGGCCCGCTCAAACTTGCCGTGATCAATGGTAATCATCTCCAGCAGATGCGCGGCGTGGCGCGTCTTCAGGGTGACATTGCCGCCGGATGCTCACTCAAGGAGATGGTGGGTAACGGTTATCTGGTCATCACCATTACGCCAACCGAAGGTGAGCGCTATCAGGGCGTGGTTGGCTTAGAAGGCGAAACCGTTGCCGACTGTCTGGAAAACTATTTCCAGCAATCAGAACAGCTACCGACCCGGCTGTTTATCCGTACCGGCCAGCACGATGGCCGTATGGCGGCAGCGGGTATGCTGTTACAGGTGCTGCCCGCGCAGAATGCCGGTCAGGATGATTTCGACCATCTCGCTCAGCTCACGGCGACGGTCAAGGAGGAGGAGCTGTTTACCCTGTCCGCAAACGATGTACTCTACCGTTTATACCATCAGGAAGACGTCACGATATTTGAACCACAGGCGGTTTCTTTCCAATGCCATTGTTCACGCGAGCGGTGTGCCGATGCATTAATCACGCTGTCCGACCGGGAAGTGAATGACATTCTGGCGCAGGATGGCGAAATCGACATGCACTGCGATTATTGCGGTAATCATTATCTTTTTAACGCCAACGACGTTAAGAGACTCAAACAGCAATCACCGGATAATCCTCTTTCGCATTGA
- the hslR gene encoding ribosome-associated heat shock protein Hsp15 — MKATDKTDDAVRLDKWLWAARFYKTRAVARDMIDGGKVHYNGQRGKPSKLVELNAEITLRQGNEERTVIVLALSSQRRTAADAQALYQETDSSLEKREKLALARKMNALTMPHPNRRPDKQERRDLIKFKHSDR; from the coding sequence ATGAAAGCAACCGACAAGACTGACGATGCCGTTCGTCTGGATAAATGGCTTTGGGCCGCGCGCTTTTATAAAACCCGGGCTGTCGCGCGCGACATGATCGATGGCGGCAAAGTGCATTACAACGGGCAACGCGGCAAACCGAGCAAACTGGTTGAACTGAATGCCGAGATCACGCTGCGTCAGGGAAATGAAGAGCGAACCGTCATTGTGCTGGCGCTCAGCAGCCAGCGCAGAACCGCGGCAGACGCTCAGGCGTTGTATCAGGAAACGGACAGCAGCCTTGAGAAAAGGGAAAAGCTCGCTTTGGCGCGAAAAATGAATGCGCTGACCATGCCGCACCCGAATCGTCGTCCCGACAAGCAAGAGCGGCGGGATTTAATTAAATTCAAACACAGTGATCGGTGA
- the yrfG gene encoding GMP/IMP nucleotidase — MRLDFDWPNIDTVILDMDGTLLDLAFDNYFWLQLVPQSISNQRGISLEQARQTIAQEYHAVQHTLNWYCFDYWSERLALDIYQMTTDIGGRARLREDTKPFLAALRNSGKQTILLTNAHPHSLAVKIEHTGLDRHLDLLLSTHIYGFPKEDQRLWQAVQRQTEFDPARTLFVDDSEPILDAAKTFGIRYCLGVSNPDSSQQEKTFRQHPSMNDYHALLPSLHRSENPG, encoded by the coding sequence ATGCGCCTCGACTTCGACTGGCCCAACATTGATACCGTCATTCTGGATATGGATGGCACGTTGCTGGATCTGGCCTTTGACAATTATTTCTGGTTGCAACTCGTGCCGCAGTCCATCAGTAACCAGCGGGGCATCAGCCTTGAACAGGCCAGGCAGACGATCGCGCAGGAATATCACGCCGTGCAACATACGCTGAACTGGTACTGTTTTGATTACTGGAGTGAGAGGCTGGCGCTGGATATCTACCAAATGACGACTGACATCGGCGGCCGTGCCCGACTGCGTGAAGATACCAAGCCGTTTCTGGCGGCGCTGCGCAACAGTGGAAAACAGACCATCCTGCTGACGAATGCCCATCCGCATAGTCTGGCGGTTAAAATTGAGCATACCGGTTTAGATCGACACCTTGATTTATTACTTTCCACCCACATTTATGGGTTTCCGAAAGAGGATCAGCGGCTATGGCAGGCGGTACAACGGCAAACCGAGTTCGATCCTGCCAGAACGTTATTTGTCGATGACAGCGAACCGATTCTGGATGCGGCGAAAACATTCGGTATTCGTTACTGTCTGGGCGTCAGCAATCCTGACTCCAGCCAGCAGGAAAAAACATTCCGGCAACACCCCTCCATGAATGATTATCATGCGCTGCTGCCATCACTGCATCGTTCGGAAAATCCCGGATAA